The nucleotide sequence AATTTCCGCAAGCGCACGGAGCGGGAACGCAAAGACCTGCTGAAGTATGCCGTCGAAGGGCCGATGCGGGAGTTCCTGCCGATCATGGACAATCTGGACCGCGCTCTGGCGTCCTCCGGGGATGTGGACGATCTGAAGGCGGGAGTCGAGATGATTCGCAAGCAGATGGACGATCTGCTGCGCCGCTTCAAAGTGGAGCCGG is from Acidobacteriota bacterium and encodes:
- a CDS encoding nucleotide exchange factor GrpE; amino-acid sequence: NFRKRTERERKDLLKYAVEGPMREFLPIMDNLDRALASSGDVDDLKAGVEMIRKQMDDLLRRFKVEPVPALGERFDPTVHDAVMREEADNVEEPTVTAELQRGYTLHERLIRPAMVKVAMPVPKAEKG